A stretch of the Xiphias gladius isolate SHS-SW01 ecotype Sanya breed wild chromosome 19, ASM1685928v1, whole genome shotgun sequence genome encodes the following:
- the pheta1 gene encoding sesquipedalian-1, with product MKLNERSVAHYATCDSPPDKTGFLFKKGERNTAYHRRWFILKGNMLFYFEERDSRDPIGVIVLEGCTVELCESAEEFAFAIKFDCAKARVYKMAAESQAAMESWVKALSRASFDYMRLVVKELERQLEEIQEAAGGGCVGAGVAGLQGRPKYSRRNQVARSRSGASSSSSSSSSLSSSSSSAPPMSVPFSAQKSIQDEVQLISGCSKENGVAWNKPPAAMANGFIEGGSSCVAWEGCAESGNSIVIGYGADGVRAPPVPPRRRGASLESPVSPGTGCFSKLHDWYGREVEELRVQWLQSQ from the coding sequence aTGAAGCTGAACGAACGCAGTGTCGCGCACTACGCCACCTGTGACTCACCGCCAGACAAGACAGGCTTCCTGTTCAAAAAGGGTGAGCGCAACACGGCTTATCACCGGCGCTGGTTCATCCTGAAGGGTAACATGCTCTTCTACTTTGAGGAGCGTGACAGCCGGGATCCCATCGGTGTCATTGTCCTTGAGGGATGCACTGTGGAGCTGTGCGAGTCAGCTGAGGAGTTTGCCTTCGCCATCAAGTTTGACTGCGCCAAAGCACGGGTGTACAAGATGGCTGCTGAGAGCCAAGCAGCTATGGAGTCATGGGTGAAGGCGTTGTCAAGGGCCAGCTTCGACTACATGAGGCTGGtggtgaaggagctggagaggcAGCTGGAGGAGATCCAGGAGGCGGCAGGAGGTGGCTGTGTCGGGGCTGGAGTTGCAGGTTTGCAGGGCAGGCCTAAGTACTCCAGGCGAAACCAGGTGGCACGGTCCAGGTCTGGAGCATCCTCTTCgtcatcatcctcctcttctttatcatcatcatcatcaagtgCCCCTCCCATGTCAGTCCCCTTTTCTGCTCAGAAGAGCATCCAGGATGAGGTGCAGCTCATCTCGGGGTGTTCCAAAGAGAACGGAGTTGCATGGAATAAACCACCTGCTGCCATGGCTAACGGTTTTATCGAGGGAGGCTCCTCCTGTGTGGCCTGGGAAGGCTGTGCAGAGTCTGGGAATAGCATTGTGATTGGTTATGGGGCTGATGGGGTGAGGGCTCCACCAGTGCCACCCAGGAGAAGAGGAGCATCACTGGAAAGCCCCGTCTCCCCTGGCACTGGCTGCTTTTCCAAACTCCATGACTGGTACggcagagaggtggaggaacTGAGAGTGCAGTGGCTGCAGAGCCAGTAA
- the prr16 gene encoding protein Largen — protein sequence MSGTSNAEAEGVVSKVQVKKEIKTIVENLETILGDLKDVAKELKEVVHEIDTLTCDLQLEEDGLTDSSKTDTLNSSSSSTTTTTASSLEKMKLYPDDCIFKTPAPIIPVPVNPPAVLTVLKKPHPPLPPPRLTTLRAEDQNIKNLPHPTLVLSGNISKANGSLLRNGGVFALKPNRDLFSSTPCFISSDSGIPESGLVPTLPRPMPLLRHEKNKCPKAPGREPRERERVRFSEKVQYHGYCPDCDLQYDVDDTELHLQAELNDLRLSPVHCCSSSSPPPPHALPHDLMLENGGLSVSHSFPPTSNTPPPCVPPHPPSLKPQKTILRKSTTTTV from the exons ATGTCAGGGACGTCAAATGCAGAGGCTGAAGGAGTAGTCTCCAAAGTACAAGTGAAAAAGGAGATCAAGACAATCGTGGAGAATTTGGAAACCATCCTGGGAGACCTCAAGGATGTAGCCAAAGAGCTCAAAGAG GTTGTTCATGAGATTGACACCCTGACTTGTGACCTGCAACTGGAGGAGGACGGACTGACAGACAGCTCGAAGACGGACACGCTCAACTCCAGCTCGAgttccaccaccaccaccactgcttcCAGCCTGGAGAAGATGAAGCTCTACCCTGATGACTGCATCTTTAAAACACCTGCGCCCATCATCCCGGTCCCTGTCAACCCTCCTGCAGTACTGACTGTACTCAAGAAACCCCACCCGCCCCTACCACCACCAAGACTTACCACGCTAAGAGCCGAGGATCAAAACATTAAGAATTTGCCTCATCCGACATTAGTGTTATCAGGGAATATATCCAAGGCTAACGGGTCTCTGTTGAGGAATGGGGGGGTTTTCGCATTGAAACCAAACAGGGATTTATTTTCCTCCACACCGTGTTTCATTTCTAGTGACAGTGGGATCCCTGAGTCGGGGCTTGTTCCTACATTGCCCAGGCCCATGCCCCTTCTCCgtcatgaaaagaacaaatgcCCCAAGGCCCCCGGCAGGGAGCCTCGTGAGAGGGAGCGTGTCCGTTTCAGTGAGAAAGTTCAGTACCATGGCTACTGCCCAGACTGTGACCTCCAGTATGATGTAGATGACACAGAACTACACTTACAGGCTGAGCTGAATGACTTGAGGCTCAGCCCAGTGCAttgctgctcttcctcctccccccctccACCTCATGCTCTTCCTCATGATCTAATGTTGGAAAACGGCGGCCTCTCGGTCAGCCACAGTTTCCCGCCAACATCAAACACTCCTCCACCTTGTGTGCCTCCTCACCCGCCTTCCCTGAAGCCCCAGAAAACAATTCTACGCAAATCAACCACCACCACGGTTTGA